From the uncultured Trichococcus sp. genome, one window contains:
- a CDS encoding glycoside hydrolase family 65 protein, giving the protein MKRLFDIDAWKIKTAVLDKEEKRLQESLTSIGNGYMGMRGNFEEGYSGDTHEGTYMAGVWYPDKTRVGWWKNGYPEYFGKVINAMNFIAVGILINGEPLDLAKQPVADFRMELDMRRGVLNRSFIWKSEGDAAEIKFTFQRFVSISQKELCFLRVAAEVLKGSADLEFHPRLDGNVTNEDANYEEMFWEEAGRTLDAPVSLSAKTIPNPFGIEQFTVTAAMSNRVSGLGQTGSNESGLLVEETFSGIVSAGEKTVLDKYVAVVTSRDIPDAEQAFIAKKMASEAAEAGYDLLLAEHEHAWEARWMKADVKITGDDEAQQGIRFNLFQLFSTYYGEDERLNIGPKGFTGEKYGGATYWDTEAYMVPMYLSVAEPKVTHQLLRYRHQQLPGAYHNARQQGLKGALYPMVTFTGIECHNEWEITFEEIHRNGAIAHAIYNYTNYTGDESYLVETGIDVLVGISRFWADRVHFSKRNQKYMIHGVTGPNEYENNVSNNYHTNNMATWTLQYTLDALKKASPEKWAEHGLTETETDHWRDIIARMYYPYDEELGVFVQHDTFLDKDLRPADSLDPSERPLNQHWSWDKILRSPFIKQADVLQSIYFLNDRYSMEEKRRNFDFYEPMTVHESSLSPSVHAVLAAELGKEEKAVELYARTARLDLDNYNNDTDDGLHITSMSGAWLAIVQGFAGMRVKEGFLHFKPFVPKNWQGYDFKINFRGSLLDVEVNEGEVILTVEEGPELAVYLYDELVRVKRAVAVKP; this is encoded by the coding sequence ATGAAAAGACTGTTTGATATCGATGCTTGGAAAATAAAGACAGCTGTATTGGATAAAGAAGAGAAGCGACTGCAGGAAAGTTTGACTTCGATCGGCAACGGCTACATGGGGATGCGCGGAAATTTTGAGGAAGGCTATTCAGGCGACACCCATGAAGGGACCTACATGGCGGGTGTCTGGTATCCCGACAAGACACGTGTGGGCTGGTGGAAGAATGGCTACCCGGAATATTTCGGGAAAGTCATCAACGCCATGAACTTCATTGCTGTCGGAATCCTCATCAATGGCGAACCGCTTGATTTGGCGAAGCAGCCTGTCGCGGATTTTCGTATGGAATTGGACATGCGCCGAGGCGTATTGAACCGCAGCTTCATTTGGAAAAGCGAGGGCGATGCTGCAGAAATCAAGTTCACTTTCCAACGCTTCGTCAGCATCTCGCAGAAGGAACTTTGCTTTTTGCGGGTAGCGGCAGAAGTGCTGAAAGGGTCCGCTGACCTGGAATTCCATCCGCGTCTGGACGGTAACGTGACGAACGAAGATGCGAATTACGAGGAGATGTTCTGGGAGGAGGCCGGCCGTACGCTGGATGCGCCAGTCAGCTTGAGCGCCAAAACGATTCCGAATCCGTTCGGGATCGAGCAGTTCACGGTCACCGCAGCGATGAGCAACCGTGTTTCCGGATTGGGGCAGACCGGCAGCAACGAAAGCGGCCTTTTAGTAGAAGAAACTTTTTCCGGGATCGTTTCCGCAGGCGAAAAGACAGTCTTGGACAAGTACGTGGCCGTCGTCACCAGCCGGGACATTCCGGATGCCGAGCAGGCGTTCATCGCCAAGAAGATGGCCAGTGAAGCTGCTGAGGCAGGCTACGATCTTTTGCTCGCCGAACATGAACATGCTTGGGAAGCGAGATGGATGAAAGCGGACGTGAAAATAACGGGCGATGATGAAGCGCAGCAGGGAATCCGCTTCAATCTTTTCCAACTGTTTTCTACTTATTATGGTGAGGATGAACGCTTGAACATCGGACCGAAAGGCTTCACAGGCGAAAAATACGGCGGCGCCACCTATTGGGATACGGAGGCATACATGGTGCCGATGTACCTTTCCGTGGCCGAACCGAAAGTGACCCACCAATTGTTGCGCTATCGCCATCAGCAGTTGCCGGGTGCCTACCATAACGCGCGCCAGCAGGGGTTGAAAGGCGCATTGTATCCGATGGTCACTTTCACGGGGATCGAATGCCACAATGAGTGGGAAATCACTTTCGAAGAAATCCACCGCAACGGGGCAATCGCGCATGCCATCTATAATTACACAAATTATACTGGCGATGAAAGCTACCTAGTCGAGACGGGAATCGATGTCCTTGTCGGGATTTCCCGTTTCTGGGCGGATCGGGTCCATTTTTCCAAACGCAATCAAAAATACATGATCCATGGCGTGACCGGACCGAATGAATACGAAAACAACGTAAGCAATAATTACCACACCAATAATATGGCGACTTGGACGCTGCAGTACACGCTGGATGCGCTCAAGAAAGCATCCCCGGAGAAATGGGCAGAGCACGGCCTGACGGAAACGGAAACAGATCATTGGCGGGATATCATTGCGCGGATGTATTATCCGTATGATGAAGAACTGGGCGTATTCGTCCAGCACGATACATTCCTGGATAAAGACCTTCGTCCAGCCGATTCATTGGATCCGAGCGAACGACCACTGAATCAGCATTGGTCTTGGGATAAAATCCTGCGCTCTCCGTTCATCAAACAGGCGGATGTCCTGCAGAGCATCTACTTCCTGAACGACCGCTACAGCATGGAAGAAAAGAGACGCAATTTTGATTTCTATGAACCGATGACTGTGCATGAATCTTCCTTGTCACCGTCTGTGCATGCCGTTTTGGCTGCGGAACTCGGCAAAGAAGAAAAAGCGGTCGAATTGTACGCTCGCACCGCAAGATTGGATCTGGACAACTACAATAATGACACGGATGACGGGCTCCACATCACTTCGATGAGCGGCGCCTGGTTGGCTATCGTCCAAGGCTTTGCCGGAATGCGCGTGAAAGAGGGCTTTCTGCACTTCAAACCTTTCGTTCCGAAAAATTGGCAAGGCTATGACTTTAAGATCAATTTCCGCGGTAGCCTGCTTGATGTGGAAGTGAATGAGGGAGAAGTGATCCTTACCGTTGAGGAAGGGCCGGAGCTTGCTGTGTACTTGTATGATGAATTGGTTCGGGTGAAGAGAGCCGTCGCCGTTAAGCCGTGA
- a CDS encoding alpha-amylase family glycosyl hydrolase → MAKDTFLNLRNEIIYCIYVRNHTPEGTFNAIIPDLPRIKGLGADIIWFMPIHPIGETKRKGLEGSPYAIKDYRAVNPAYGTMDDFKALAAAIRDLGMKVMIDVVYNHTSPDSRLVEQHPEWFYRRPNGEMGNKVGEWYDIVDLDYSHPELWDYQIETLKQWATIVDGFRCDVASLVPVDFWVRARKEVAEVKAGVIWLAESVHPSFLRMNRDRGNIGHSDSELYEAFDITYDYDVHDFQQAYFWGEISLKNYLDVLLFQDGIYPMNYVKLRFLENHDHPRVRSKIDDIGRLRNWTAFTYFQKGTLLLFGGQETATAHLPDLFEKDPILWNQEEDLTPLLQRLQRFKREAAVREGSYDLKAAEGSETAIGQYRFGNERLTGIFCLDGKAARVAVDLPEGCYRNLLDDQEYQISEGILETRSLPILFKSYGEALLTEV, encoded by the coding sequence ATGGCGAAAGACACATTCTTGAACTTGCGGAATGAAATCATCTATTGCATTTATGTGCGTAACCACACACCTGAAGGGACTTTTAACGCCATCATCCCGGATCTGCCACGGATCAAGGGGCTGGGGGCCGACATCATCTGGTTCATGCCGATCCATCCCATCGGCGAAACGAAGCGCAAAGGATTGGAGGGCAGTCCCTATGCCATCAAAGATTACCGCGCCGTCAATCCTGCCTACGGAACGATGGACGACTTCAAAGCGTTGGCCGCCGCAATCCGCGATCTGGGCATGAAGGTGATGATCGATGTCGTCTACAACCACACTTCGCCGGATTCGCGGCTTGTCGAACAGCATCCGGAGTGGTTTTACCGCCGGCCGAACGGCGAAATGGGCAATAAAGTCGGCGAGTGGTACGACATCGTCGACTTGGACTACAGCCATCCGGAATTGTGGGATTATCAAATAGAGACACTGAAGCAATGGGCAACAATCGTGGATGGCTTCCGTTGCGATGTGGCGAGTCTCGTACCTGTGGACTTTTGGGTGCGCGCCAGAAAGGAAGTCGCGGAAGTCAAAGCAGGCGTCATCTGGTTGGCCGAGTCGGTCCATCCGAGTTTCCTGAGGATGAACCGGGATCGCGGCAATATCGGACATTCCGACAGCGAATTGTATGAAGCGTTCGACATCACCTATGACTATGATGTGCACGATTTCCAGCAGGCTTACTTCTGGGGGGAAATCAGCCTCAAAAATTATCTTGATGTCCTTCTGTTCCAGGATGGCATCTATCCTATGAACTACGTCAAATTGCGTTTTCTAGAGAACCATGATCATCCGCGCGTCCGTTCGAAGATCGATGACATCGGCAGGTTGCGGAATTGGACTGCCTTTACCTATTTCCAGAAAGGGACCCTGCTGCTCTTCGGCGGACAGGAGACTGCAACGGCGCATCTGCCGGATCTGTTCGAAAAGGATCCGATTTTGTGGAACCAGGAGGAGGATCTGACGCCTTTGCTGCAGCGGCTGCAGCGTTTCAAGCGGGAAGCCGCTGTTCGGGAAGGGAGTTATGACCTGAAGGCAGCTGAGGGATCGGAGACGGCGATCGGCCAATACCGGTTTGGGAACGAAAGGTTGACGGGCATTTTCTGCCTGGACGGGAAAGCGGCTAGGGTTGCCGTCGATTTGCCTGAAGGTTGTTATCGGAATCTGCTGGATGACCAGGAGTATCAAATCAGTGAAGGCATCCTGGAGACACGAAGTTTGCCGATATTGTTCAAGAGCTACGGCGAAGCGTTGCTGACCGAAGTCTGA
- the perR gene encoding peroxide-responsive transcriptional repressor PerR, producing the protein MHHTIVNDSIEKMKNANIRITPQRYAILEYLVESKMHPTADDIYKALADRFPNMSAATVYNNLRLFVKIGFVKELAYGDASSRFDFSNTQHYHAICESCGKIVDLYYPVLDDVEMVAENLTGFQVSHHRMEVYGICPECQEKGVQKEDIDDGAEAAGHHHHH; encoded by the coding sequence ATGCACCATACAATCGTAAATGATTCAATCGAAAAAATGAAAAACGCAAATATCCGAATTACACCGCAACGTTACGCGATTTTGGAATATTTGGTCGAGTCCAAGATGCATCCGACAGCGGATGATATCTACAAAGCATTGGCCGATCGTTTTCCGAATATGAGCGCAGCCACTGTTTACAACAACTTGAGACTTTTTGTGAAAATCGGATTTGTGAAGGAATTGGCTTATGGGGATGCTTCAAGCCGTTTTGACTTCAGCAACACGCAACATTACCACGCTATCTGCGAAAGTTGCGGAAAAATCGTCGACCTTTATTATCCGGTATTGGATGATGTGGAGATGGTTGCCGAGAATTTGACCGGTTTCCAAGTCAGCCATCACCGCATGGAAGTCTACGGCATCTGTCCTGAGTGCCAGGAAAAAGGCGTCCAAAAAGAAGATATCGATGATGGAGCCGAAGCTGCCGGGCATCACCACCATCATTAA
- the proC gene encoding pyrroline-5-carboxylate reductase — MKKTIGFIGSGNMGGAIIGGLVGSALVAPSQVIVSSQDNESLQALKEQHGIRIAADNRQVAAEADILFLAVKPNVYNIVIDEVKAAIKENVVIVTIAAGKSLSDIEERFGRKVKVVRAMPNTPALVGEGMTGICANEVVNVAELTDVKNIFDSFGRSEMVSEYMMDAVTGVSGSSPALVFMFIESLADGAVRGGMPRQQAYKFAAQAVLGSAKMVLETGKHPGELKDMVCSPGGTTIEAVAELEKNGFRSAVISAVQTTIDKSIAMSNPKEN, encoded by the coding sequence ATGAAAAAAACAATCGGATTCATCGGCAGCGGGAATATGGGCGGAGCCATCATCGGTGGGCTTGTCGGTTCTGCGCTTGTCGCACCTAGCCAAGTCATCGTATCCAGCCAAGATAACGAAAGCCTGCAAGCATTGAAGGAGCAGCACGGCATCCGCATCGCGGCCGACAATAGACAGGTGGCAGCCGAAGCGGACATCCTCTTCTTGGCCGTCAAACCGAATGTCTACAACATCGTCATCGACGAAGTCAAAGCAGCCATCAAAGAGAACGTCGTCATCGTCACGATCGCAGCCGGAAAAAGCTTAAGCGACATCGAAGAACGCTTCGGCCGCAAAGTGAAAGTAGTCCGCGCCATGCCGAACACCCCTGCTTTGGTCGGTGAAGGCATGACCGGCATCTGCGCCAACGAAGTGGTGAACGTTGCAGAGTTGACGGATGTCAAAAACATCTTCGACAGCTTCGGCCGCAGCGAAATGGTTTCGGAATACATGATGGATGCGGTGACAGGCGTCAGCGGTTCATCCCCTGCCTTGGTCTTCATGTTCATCGAATCTTTGGCCGATGGTGCCGTACGCGGCGGCATGCCTCGCCAACAGGCCTACAAATTTGCGGCACAGGCTGTCCTCGGTTCCGCAAAAATGGTGCTGGAAACCGGCAAACATCCAGGCGAACTAAAGGACATGGTCTGCTCTCCGGGCGGGACGACCATCGAAGCTGTTGCGGAATTGGAAAAAAATGGATTCCGATCCGCTGTCATTTCGGCAGTCCAGACGACCATCGACAAATCCATCGCCATGAGCAACCCGAAAGAAAACTGA
- a CDS encoding alpha-glucosidase, with the protein MGNVREWWHGLIVYQVYPMSFQDSDGDGVGDIRGVINRLDYIQNLGVNMIWLNPIFKSPKVDNGYDISDFLEIDPIFGTMAEIEELILEAHKRGIKVIFDFVVNHTSDQHPWFQEALKGKDNPYRDYYIWADGKNGGKDLPNNWESFFTGTVWEKEPSGDQYYFHLFAKEMPDLNWANPEVRRAMVDIAFFWLDKGVDGFRLDAFIHLQKEEGFPDVEGLDEGEIGLAENYYANLPKINEYMKFFTSTLRERYPDTFIVGEAASATVELARSYTDPVVGGCDTVITFRYFTMDEKSKDPRLSPNMQKAKLLYGAFKKNLREWQQVMADVGGPTLYWNNHDMARVVSRIGDDSKHRDNSAKMLAALMYLQKGIPFILNGEELGMKNLYLNDIKDFKSPEAQTFYKNALALGYSEEAVLYNLRESSKDASRGAMQWDQSTFAGFSTVAPWSGVNVEAEYNVAAEEAAPDSILHFYRKVLDLKKTDLFVEGDYHLWDTHDDFFVYERVMDKEVGLVICNVTDQPKEFVLHPLEPRGYRQILLQNEGNWVEGETLYLAPYGAAVFQTVYNS; encoded by the coding sequence ATGGGCAATGTGCGTGAGTGGTGGCATGGATTGATTGTGTATCAAGTGTATCCGATGAGTTTCCAGGATTCCGACGGGGATGGTGTCGGGGACATCCGCGGCGTCATCAACCGGTTGGATTATATTCAAAATTTGGGCGTCAATATGATTTGGCTGAATCCGATTTTCAAATCGCCGAAAGTCGACAACGGGTATGACATTTCCGATTTTCTGGAGATCGATCCGATTTTCGGGACGATGGCTGAGATTGAAGAGCTGATCCTCGAGGCGCACAAACGCGGCATCAAAGTCATCTTTGATTTTGTGGTGAACCATACTTCGGACCAGCATCCATGGTTCCAGGAAGCATTGAAAGGGAAAGACAATCCGTACCGCGATTATTACATCTGGGCGGACGGCAAAAACGGCGGGAAAGATCTGCCGAACAATTGGGAATCTTTTTTCACCGGCACTGTCTGGGAAAAGGAACCATCCGGTGACCAATATTATTTCCATCTGTTTGCAAAAGAAATGCCCGATCTGAATTGGGCCAATCCGGAAGTGCGGCGCGCGATGGTCGACATCGCCTTTTTCTGGCTCGATAAAGGTGTCGACGGTTTCCGTCTGGATGCATTCATCCATCTGCAAAAGGAAGAAGGTTTTCCGGATGTGGAAGGGCTGGATGAAGGTGAAATCGGGTTGGCTGAAAACTATTACGCAAATCTGCCGAAAATCAACGAGTACATGAAATTCTTCACCTCGACTCTGCGGGAACGCTATCCGGACACTTTCATCGTAGGGGAGGCAGCCTCGGCCACCGTCGAGCTGGCGCGTTCCTATACGGATCCGGTTGTCGGAGGTTGCGATACGGTCATCACTTTCCGTTATTTCACGATGGATGAAAAATCGAAAGACCCGCGCCTTTCCCCAAATATGCAGAAGGCGAAACTGCTTTATGGCGCCTTCAAGAAAAATCTGCGGGAATGGCAGCAAGTCATGGCGGATGTCGGCGGTCCGACGCTCTATTGGAACAATCATGATATGGCTAGGGTCGTTTCCCGGATCGGAGACGACAGTAAGCACCGCGATAACAGCGCGAAAATGTTGGCGGCTCTGATGTATCTTCAGAAGGGCATCCCCTTCATCCTGAACGGGGAAGAACTTGGGATGAAGAACCTTTACTTGAACGACATCAAAGATTTCAAATCGCCGGAAGCGCAGACGTTCTATAAGAATGCGCTGGCGTTGGGGTACAGCGAAGAGGCGGTTCTCTATAATCTGCGGGAAAGTTCCAAGGATGCCAGCCGCGGTGCGATGCAATGGGATCAGTCGACTTTTGCCGGATTTTCGACAGTTGCCCCGTGGAGTGGCGTCAACGTCGAAGCGGAGTATAACGTAGCGGCGGAAGAAGCCGCTCCCGACAGTATCCTGCATTTTTATCGGAAAGTATTGGATCTGAAGAAGACGGATCTGTTCGTCGAGGGCGACTATCATCTCTGGGACACGCACGATGACTTTTTTGTCTATGAACGTGTGATGGACAAAGAGGTCGGTCTGGTAATCTGCAACGTCACGGACCAGCCGAAGGAATTCGTGCTTCATCCGTTGGAGCCCCGTGGTTACCGCCAAATTCTGTTGCAGAATGAAGGGAACTGGGTGGAAGGGGAAACGCTGTATCTGGCGCCTTACGGGGCAGCTGTTTTCCAGACCGTTTACAATAGCTAA
- a CDS encoding aromatic acid exporter family protein: MKLGARTFKTGLAVALSMIVAQYFGFEGGGVIAGIAAIYSTQPSLGRSYTNLKSRIMANTIGGLVAVFVVMTLGYNIYLLGISVMLLIAILNAFKLEDVIGLSIVTLIVIMVGTDDNLMLSATYRVLETFIGVIIAFLVNTFVAPPRYDERLYHTVDYATTEFLIWIRAGLRKNTEYSIMNNDLKWARTQLKKMDNLYQYLTESGLFNKKNKYQNKKMLVVYRKMIQTTRSAFHVLEVLHDYENVFYQFPVEMRVMIRERLETLMSGHEQIMLKFSGRVRANQVNFFEADKAQRHVLMDVFFQRAQEESDFGKYSSSESYGIIHLMSAILAYEDDLVHFNKLVRSYKATPGNKSKNINNIENIIH; the protein is encoded by the coding sequence ATGAAACTTGGCGCCCGCACCTTTAAAACGGGTCTCGCCGTCGCATTATCAATGATCGTCGCCCAATACTTCGGATTCGAAGGCGGAGGCGTCATCGCAGGCATCGCAGCCATCTATTCCACCCAGCCTTCACTTGGCCGTTCCTATACCAACCTGAAGAGCCGAATCATGGCCAATACAATCGGTGGCTTGGTGGCCGTTTTCGTTGTCATGACGCTGGGATACAACATCTATCTCCTCGGTATTTCGGTGATGCTGTTGATCGCCATCCTGAATGCCTTCAAGCTCGAAGACGTGATCGGATTGTCGATCGTGACATTGATCGTCATCATGGTCGGAACGGATGACAATTTGATGTTAAGTGCCACCTACCGCGTATTGGAAACATTCATCGGCGTCATCATTGCCTTTTTGGTCAATACGTTCGTAGCTCCACCGCGATACGACGAACGCTTGTACCATACGGTGGATTATGCCACTACCGAGTTTCTGATTTGGATCCGTGCCGGTTTGCGCAAAAACACCGAGTACTCCATCATGAACAACGACCTGAAATGGGCGCGCACGCAGCTCAAAAAAATGGACAATCTCTATCAGTATCTGACTGAAAGCGGCTTGTTCAACAAAAAAAATAAATACCAGAACAAAAAAATGCTGGTCGTCTACCGCAAAATGATCCAAACGACCCGCTCCGCCTTCCACGTCCTGGAAGTTCTGCACGATTACGAAAATGTTTTTTATCAATTCCCTGTCGAAATGCGCGTCATGATCCGCGAACGCCTGGAGACGCTGATGAGTGGGCATGAGCAGATCATGCTGAAATTCAGCGGACGCGTTCGGGCTAATCAAGTCAATTTCTTTGAAGCCGACAAAGCCCAACGCCACGTACTGATGGATGTCTTTTTCCAGCGCGCCCAGGAAGAAAGTGATTTCGGCAAGTACAGCAGTTCCGAAAGCTACGGCATCATCCATCTGATGAGTGCCATCCTGGCATACGAGGACGATCTCGTCCACTTCAACAAGTTGGTCCGCAGCTACAAAGCGACCCCGGGAAATAAATCAAAGAACATCAACAATATCGAAAACATCATCCACTAA